Proteins from a single region of Sneathiella aquimaris:
- a CDS encoding TRAP transporter large permease, which yields MFELSQLGIEYGTLAIFVMLIGLLLTGMPLAFVTLLVALIFALGWFGPMAVPLITSRVYSFVSSFVFVSVPMFVMMAALLDRSGIAKDLFDAMRLVGGRLRGAVAIQTVFVAVVLAAMSGIIGGEIILLGLLALPQMLRLGYDRNLAIGVVCAGGSLGTMVPPSIVLIVYGLTANVSIGDLFTSAFIPGLMLASFYVAYILIRVYLNPSMAPIVEKDDTPVREKLVLLKGLVLPLMVVAFVLGSIYGGIASVTEASAVGVAGVLLSIVLRREFSFELLKGAALQTLSTCGMIVWIGIGASALVGVFNLMGGINFVSSLITGISDHGIVIILFMMLILFVLGMFLDWVGIALLTMPIFVPIVISLGYDPVWFGVLFAMNMQVSFLSPPFGPAAFYLKSVAPPDISLGIIFRSLAPFICIQIFAVALLIIFPGITGR from the coding sequence ATGTTTGAACTTTCACAGCTCGGAATTGAGTATGGAACCCTCGCGATCTTCGTGATGCTGATCGGTCTACTCCTCACGGGAATGCCGCTTGCCTTTGTTACTTTGCTTGTTGCGCTTATTTTTGCGCTGGGCTGGTTTGGGCCGATGGCCGTGCCGCTCATTACAAGCCGGGTATACTCGTTTGTCTCTTCGTTTGTTTTTGTCTCGGTGCCCATGTTTGTCATGATGGCAGCCCTGTTGGATAGATCTGGTATTGCCAAAGATCTATTTGATGCCATGAGATTGGTTGGTGGGCGCTTGCGAGGGGCAGTTGCTATTCAAACGGTTTTTGTCGCTGTTGTCCTGGCCGCTATGAGCGGTATTATTGGCGGTGAGATCATCCTTCTGGGGTTGCTTGCGCTGCCCCAAATGTTGCGTCTTGGTTATGATCGCAATTTGGCAATTGGGGTTGTTTGTGCTGGTGGATCCTTAGGAACAATGGTTCCGCCCTCTATTGTATTGATTGTCTATGGATTAACCGCAAATGTCTCGATCGGGGATCTATTTACATCGGCGTTCATCCCCGGGTTAATGCTGGCGAGTTTTTATGTCGCCTACATTTTAATCCGCGTATATCTCAATCCCTCAATGGCTCCAATCGTCGAGAAAGACGATACACCGGTAAGAGAAAAGCTTGTATTGCTCAAAGGATTGGTTTTACCTTTGATGGTCGTGGCCTTTGTGCTGGGATCTATTTATGGTGGGATTGCATCTGTAACTGAAGCCTCAGCCGTTGGTGTGGCGGGTGTTTTATTGTCGATCGTTCTCCGCCGAGAGTTTTCCTTTGAATTATTAAAAGGCGCTGCGCTTCAGACTCTGTCCACATGTGGTATGATCGTTTGGATTGGCATTGGGGCATCTGCGCTGGTTGGTGTATTCAATTTGATGGGCGGTATTAATTTTGTCTCCTCCCTCATCACAGGCATTTCTGATCATGGGATTGTGATTATCCTGTTTATGATGTTGATCCTGTTTGTCTTGGGGATGTTCTTGGACTGGGTTGGTATTGCGTTGTTGACCATGCCAATTTTTGTGCCAATCGTGATTTCACTAGGCTATGATCCCGTATGGTTCGGTGTTTTATTTGCGATGAACATGCAGGTGAGTTTTCTATCTCCGCCCTTTGGACCGGCTGCTTTTTATCTTAAAAGCGTTGCGCCGCCCGACATCTCGCTTGGTATTATTTTTCGATCTCTCGCACCCTTTATCTGTATTCAGATTTTCGCGGTCGCGCTTCTTATTATTTTCCCCGGTATCACCGGTCGCTAA
- a CDS encoding IlvD/Edd family dehydratase, giving the protein MSDTKKALLRSQSWFANPDNPDMTALYLERYLNYGLTRKELQSGKPIIGIAQTGSDLSPCNRPHIELANRIREGIRSNGGIAFEFPVHPIQETGKRPTASLDRNLAYLGLVEILYGYPLDGVVLTVGCDKTTPACLMAAATVDIPAIVLSGGPMLNGYANGKRSGSGTIIWESRERLAAGEIDYKEFIELAASSAPSPGYCNTMGTASTMNSLSEALGMQLPTGGTIPAPYRERAQLAYETGERIVDLVKEDVTPSKIMTREAFENAIVVNSALGGSTNAPIHLNAIASHMGVELKLDDWEKHGLDIPLLVNLQPAGKYLAEDFHRAGGVGAVVHELIKHGLIHKGCLTVAGTSIGENYANTPGTNPDVIKVFETALTGNAGFKVMRGNLFDAAIMKLSVISEDFRNRFLSDPDHPNVLEGRAIVFDGPEDYHAHIDDPALNIDKDCILFMRGTGPIGYPGAAEVVNMRAPTHLIEKGIRALPCVGDGRQSGTSGSPSILNASPEAAAGGGLALVQNGDRIVIDLNTGHANMVISDAELAARRKMLDANGGYAYPDSQTPWQEMQRKDVDQLDKGMVLKSAVKYQQISRSKGLPRDNH; this is encoded by the coding sequence ATGTCAGATACTAAAAAGGCACTTCTTCGTTCGCAGTCTTGGTTCGCCAATCCCGACAATCCGGATATGACGGCGCTCTATCTGGAGCGGTATCTTAATTACGGGCTTACCCGAAAAGAGCTTCAGTCAGGCAAGCCGATCATCGGTATTGCCCAAACGGGATCGGATTTGTCGCCGTGTAATCGGCCACATATCGAGCTTGCTAATCGGATCCGAGAGGGTATTCGTTCTAACGGCGGTATTGCATTTGAATTTCCGGTGCACCCTATCCAAGAAACTGGGAAGCGCCCCACAGCGTCACTGGATCGAAATTTAGCGTATCTGGGCCTTGTTGAAATTTTGTATGGCTACCCGCTGGATGGTGTGGTGCTGACGGTGGGCTGCGATAAAACAACGCCGGCCTGTTTGATGGCGGCGGCTACGGTTGATATTCCAGCCATTGTCCTAAGCGGCGGGCCGATGTTGAACGGTTATGCCAACGGAAAACGTTCGGGTTCAGGGACGATAATTTGGGAATCTCGGGAACGATTGGCCGCAGGTGAAATCGATTATAAAGAGTTTATCGAACTCGCGGCCTCGTCAGCCCCTTCGCCGGGCTATTGCAACACCATGGGGACAGCGTCGACAATGAACTCTTTGTCGGAGGCGTTGGGGATGCAATTACCAACAGGCGGTACCATTCCAGCTCCGTATCGCGAACGGGCGCAACTTGCCTATGAGACGGGGGAGCGGATTGTGGATCTCGTCAAAGAAGACGTGACGCCGTCCAAAATTATGACGAGAGAAGCCTTTGAAAATGCGATTGTTGTAAATTCTGCCCTTGGTGGATCTACAAATGCGCCGATCCATTTAAATGCCATTGCCAGTCATATGGGCGTCGAGCTGAAACTGGATGACTGGGAAAAACATGGGTTGGATATTCCACTGCTTGTTAATTTACAACCTGCCGGCAAATATCTGGCAGAAGATTTTCACCGTGCCGGTGGGGTTGGCGCCGTTGTTCATGAGTTGATTAAGCACGGACTTATTCATAAAGGTTGCCTGACGGTAGCTGGTACCTCCATTGGCGAAAATTATGCAAACACACCGGGCACAAATCCGGATGTTATTAAGGTGTTTGAGACGGCTCTTACGGGCAACGCTGGATTTAAAGTTATGCGCGGTAATCTGTTCGATGCGGCGATTATGAAGCTGAGCGTTATTTCAGAAGATTTCAGAAATCGCTTTTTGTCCGACCCAGATCATCCAAACGTTCTGGAGGGTCGGGCCATCGTTTTTGACGGGCCCGAAGATTACCACGCCCACATCGACGATCCGGCACTTAATATTGATAAAGACTGCATTTTGTTTATGCGCGGAACAGGCCCCATTGGATATCCGGGGGCGGCCGAAGTCGTGAATATGCGGGCACCCACGCATTTGATTGAGAAGGGTATTAGGGCACTTCCTTGTGTTGGCGATGGCCGTCAATCAGGAACTTCCGGATCTCCGTCAATTTTGAACGCATCTCCAGAAGCGGCGGCTGGGGGTGGGCTGGCGTTGGTGCAAAATGGTGATAGGATCGTGATTGATCTGAATACAGGTCATGCCAACATGGTGATCTCTGATGCGGAACTTGCTGCGCGGCGCAAAATGCTGGACGCAAATGGTGGGTACGCCTACCCAGACTCGCAGACCCCATGGCAAGAAATGCAGCGAAAAGATGTGGACCAGCTTGATAAAGGAATGGTGCTTAAATCTGCAGTGAAATATCAACAAATCTCTCGCAGCAAAGGTCTGCCTCGGGATAATCACTAA
- a CDS encoding sugar kinase, with translation MYKVLSFGEIMLEMSDVGNGLYRRSFAGDTFNMAYYLKTVAGSAVQASYMTALGNDKDSNDCIAFINKYGVSSTACFRDPDRTIGLFLLSNDEIGEKQYGYWRGQSAARHLFDTPRDLTGYDIVYFSGISAAITHQKDNLIQSVVSAKKTGVKIAYDFNYRSKLWSTDEACRFNEEIFAVAELVKISDEELELLYPGSDIVQLSKKAPEAEWVLTCSGGCVEIWQNGRRTELEVFQPIGAVVDSSAAGDAFIATFIASQLLGKNKKTALQYAHQIASQVVCFKGSIGEIDITNLEKTIA, from the coding sequence ATGTATAAAGTACTATCGTTCGGCGAAATCATGCTGGAAATGTCAGATGTGGGAAATGGGCTTTATCGTCGGAGTTTTGCAGGTGATACGTTTAATATGGCCTATTACTTGAAGACTGTTGCGGGAAGCGCTGTGCAGGCATCGTACATGACGGCTCTTGGTAACGATAAGGACAGTAATGATTGTATTGCGTTTATTAACAAATACGGCGTTAGCTCAACGGCTTGCTTCCGTGATCCAGACCGAACGATCGGATTGTTTTTATTGTCGAATGATGAAATAGGCGAAAAGCAATATGGCTATTGGCGCGGGCAATCAGCAGCCCGCCATTTATTTGATACGCCCCGTGATTTAACGGGATATGATATTGTTTACTTTTCCGGAATTTCGGCAGCGATCACGCATCAGAAAGACAATCTTATCCAGTCGGTCGTCTCCGCGAAAAAAACGGGGGTCAAAATCGCGTATGATTTTAATTACCGATCCAAACTATGGTCAACAGATGAAGCCTGTCGGTTTAATGAAGAGATTTTTGCGGTTGCCGAGCTTGTCAAAATTTCCGACGAAGAGTTAGAACTTCTATATCCCGGTAGTGATATCGTTCAATTGTCAAAGAAAGCCCCTGAAGCTGAATGGGTCTTAACCTGTAGCGGTGGATGCGTTGAGATTTGGCAGAACGGACGGCGGACTGAATTGGAAGTGTTTCAGCCGATAGGTGCAGTGGTTGACAGCTCGGCTGCAGGGGATGCGTTTATTGCAACTTTTATTGCATCTCAGCTTCTTGGGAAGAATAAAAAAACGGCCCTGCAATATGCCCACCAAATTGCCTCACAAGTGGTTTGCTTTAAAGGCTCGATTGGCGAAATAGATATTACCAACTTGGAGAAAACCATTGCTTGA
- a CDS encoding 2-dehydro-3-deoxy-6-phosphogalactonate aldolase, producing MLDYATATIKDMPLIAILRGITPTEAGPVSDELVQSGIRLIEVTLNSPDWSKSLEIINSRHGDDIILGAGTVLSPDDVDRVQALGGQIIISPNMNVEVIKRTKELGMLSAPGCYTPSECFTALEAGADILKIFPADTLGPAFIKAIAAVLPKGTPICPTGGVSVDTMQSFLDAGVYAMGVGSALYKPGKTVAEIAASAAVFCDKYRTLMSRFNQSA from the coding sequence TTGCTTGATTATGCAACCGCCACCATTAAAGACATGCCGCTCATTGCGATTTTACGGGGCATTACCCCGACAGAAGCGGGGCCAGTATCAGATGAACTGGTGCAATCTGGAATACGACTGATTGAGGTGACACTTAATAGCCCCGACTGGTCGAAAAGTTTGGAGATTATAAATTCTCGCCATGGCGACGACATTATTTTAGGTGCGGGGACGGTATTGTCCCCAGACGATGTGGATCGGGTTCAAGCATTGGGCGGGCAGATTATTATTTCTCCAAATATGAACGTTGAAGTTATCAAGCGTACGAAAGAATTGGGCATGTTATCTGCGCCGGGTTGTTACACGCCGTCGGAATGTTTTACGGCCCTTGAAGCAGGTGCGGATATTTTGAAAATTTTCCCTGCAGATACATTGGGCCCTGCGTTTATTAAAGCGATTGCGGCAGTATTGCCCAAAGGAACACCTATTTGCCCTACCGGCGGTGTGTCTGTCGATACGATGCAATCATTTTTGGATGCTGGCGTTTATGCCATGGGGGTCGGGTCGGCACTTTATAAGCCGGGTAAAACAGTTGCTGAAATCGCAGCGTCTGCAGCGGTATTTTGTGACAAATATCGGACCTTAATGTCGCGTTTTAATCAATCGGCATGA
- a CDS encoding MFS transporter, giving the protein MSNLTAIRPVLPILIAASVILTISFGLRQSLGLFMPAITQDIAVTIIDFAAAIALQNLVWGFCQPVAGIAADKWGFRAVMVFGVLSYVAGMISLATADGVVAVVLGAGICVGVGMACASFAMTLSVMSRLVPVSIRSMALGVVSAAGSVGAMITAPYGQFLESYYDWRIALFGLVALAVFIIPAAWIVGRVDKEAPLVHSSNNSDKLSAGTALKTTLQNPSFVVMALAYFVCGTQLVFLTTLFPVSIHETEYWVF; this is encoded by the coding sequence ATGTCCAACCTCACGGCCATCCGGCCTGTCTTGCCGATCCTCATTGCGGCTTCTGTTATACTGACAATTAGTTTTGGTCTGCGTCAAAGTCTCGGCCTGTTCATGCCTGCCATTACGCAGGATATTGCCGTCACAATCATCGACTTTGCGGCGGCAATTGCACTGCAAAACCTTGTCTGGGGGTTTTGCCAGCCGGTTGCTGGAATAGCTGCCGACAAATGGGGATTTCGTGCAGTTATGGTGTTTGGTGTGCTCTCTTATGTTGCCGGAATGATCAGTCTTGCGACAGCAGATGGCGTGGTTGCCGTTGTGCTGGGCGCGGGTATTTGTGTCGGGGTTGGAATGGCATGCGCATCCTTTGCCATGACACTCTCTGTCATGTCGCGCTTGGTGCCCGTGTCCATTCGAAGCATGGCGTTAGGGGTTGTCTCAGCTGCGGGTTCCGTTGGAGCGATGATCACAGCGCCCTATGGTCAGTTTCTGGAATCATACTATGACTGGCGTATCGCATTATTTGGCTTGGTGGCTCTCGCTGTGTTCATTATTCCCGCTGCCTGGATTGTTGGTCGGGTTGATAAAGAAGCACCGCTTGTGCATTCTTCAAATAATTCAGACAAATTGTCAGCGGGTACCGCTCTTAAAACGACGCTTCAAAATCCCTCTTTTGTTGTGATGGCCTTGGCGTATTTCGTATGTGGTACGCAGCTTGTGTTTTTAACAACACTGTTTCCCGTCAGCATTCATGAGACAGAATATTGGGTTTTTTGA
- a CDS encoding type IV toxin-antitoxin system AbiEi family antitoxin domain-containing protein — protein MIKRAMDDGDIIRIGRGLYQLTGTDIELNASLAEVSKQAPKAIICLMSALSFHGLTDQLPRKVWIAIGAKDWKPKISYPRTRTVRFREPYLSKGVESFKIGSVDVKIYSAAKSIADAFRNPKLVDRSVAIECLKTALETRKASPASLANAAENYGVGKLMRPYLEALTSNG, from the coding sequence GTGATAAAACGCGCTATGGACGACGGCGATATTATTCGGATCGGTCGAGGACTTTACCAGCTCACAGGGACCGATATCGAGCTTAACGCCAGTCTCGCGGAAGTCAGCAAGCAAGCACCCAAGGCCATTATCTGCCTCATGTCGGCGCTCTCATTTCACGGGCTCACGGATCAACTGCCGCGTAAAGTATGGATCGCCATTGGCGCCAAAGATTGGAAGCCAAAAATTTCCTATCCGAGAACGCGAACGGTACGATTTCGAGAGCCTTACCTTTCGAAAGGTGTAGAGAGTTTCAAAATCGGTAGTGTCGATGTAAAAATATACTCCGCCGCCAAATCGATTGCGGACGCTTTTAGAAACCCAAAACTGGTCGACCGCTCCGTAGCGATTGAGTGTCTTAAAACCGCTCTAGAAACGCGCAAAGCATCGCCAGCTAGTCTAGCGAATGCCGCAGAAAATTATGGGGTCGGTAAACTGATGCGCCCCTATCTGGAGGCGCTGACATCAAATGGCTAA
- a CDS encoding nucleotidyl transferase AbiEii/AbiGii toxin family protein — MAKQPKDIAASVRQRLLNLAREEQRVFEVVLVAFGLERLIYRLSVSDYRERFVLKGGMLVTLWTTDPGRFTRDVDFLGFGDDDEGQLKAVFAEILAMDVNDGLTFDSADISASDIREDQVYGGKRLKTTAYLGKIRIPITIDLGFGDTLGDPKFEIEYTSLLDFEAAKIRAYSPATVIAEKFQAVVDLGVVNGRMKDFYDLWAVPKAKEIPDNDLARALKSTFDRRHTEIPTDRPPGLSEEFATEPAKVTQWTAYAESTELEDVSLEAVVDEIWERLAPICLAASKLS; from the coding sequence ATGGCTAAGCAACCGAAAGATATAGCCGCATCCGTTCGGCAGCGCTTGCTGAACCTAGCGCGTGAAGAGCAGCGTGTTTTTGAAGTCGTTCTTGTTGCTTTCGGTTTGGAAAGATTGATCTATCGCCTTTCCGTTTCTGACTACCGGGAGCGGTTTGTTCTAAAAGGAGGAATGCTCGTTACGCTTTGGACCACAGATCCAGGACGATTTACACGTGACGTAGATTTTCTCGGTTTTGGTGACGATGATGAGGGGCAATTAAAAGCAGTGTTCGCGGAAATCCTTGCTATGGACGTCAATGATGGCCTCACGTTTGATAGTGCTGATATCTCGGCATCTGATATTAGAGAAGATCAAGTCTATGGCGGCAAGCGTTTGAAGACGACTGCCTATCTGGGGAAAATACGCATTCCGATCACAATAGATCTCGGTTTCGGTGATACTTTGGGCGATCCAAAATTCGAGATCGAATATACTTCTCTGCTCGACTTCGAGGCGGCAAAAATCCGAGCATATTCGCCAGCCACAGTGATTGCTGAGAAATTTCAAGCTGTAGTCGATCTTGGTGTGGTGAACGGACGAATGAAAGATTTTTACGACCTCTGGGCCGTGCCAAAAGCCAAAGAAATACCGGATAATGATCTCGCGCGTGCACTCAAATCTACATTTGATAGAAGGCATACAGAAATTCCAACCGACAGACCACCTGGTTTATCGGAGGAGTTTGCTACCGAACCTGCGAAGGTTACACAATGGACTGCCTATGCTGAATCCACCGAACTTGAGGACGTATCACTAGAAGCTGTGGTTGACGAAATTTGGGAACGGCTCGCTCCTATTTGCCTAGCTGCTTCCAAACTCTCATGA
- a CDS encoding FMN-dependent NADH-azoreductase, translating to MTNILHITSSILGDNSQSNAISSKVVNQLLVTHGDSTLVHRDLTEDSIPHLTGDAIASFNLLEDDLSSSQRKTLALSNSLIAELQAADVVVLAVPMYNFSIPSTLKSWIDYVARAGITFRYTEAGSEGLLKGKKVYAVVTSGGYYKETDKDSVTPFLKTIFNFLGLDDVEFIHAEGLNISDETRAKTAQQVEETLRFLAAA from the coding sequence ATGACAAACATTCTACATATTACATCCAGCATTCTTGGTGATAACAGCCAATCAAATGCCATCAGCTCGAAGGTGGTGAATCAGCTTTTGGTCACTCACGGCGACAGCACGCTCGTCCACAGAGATTTAACTGAAGATTCCATACCGCATTTGACGGGGGATGCCATCGCCAGTTTTAATCTTTTAGAAGACGATCTGAGCTCGTCGCAACGTAAAACCCTGGCGCTTTCCAACAGTTTGATTGCAGAGTTACAGGCGGCGGACGTGGTTGTTCTGGCTGTTCCCATGTATAATTTTTCAATTCCATCTACGTTGAAAAGCTGGATTGATTATGTTGCACGGGCGGGCATTACCTTTCGCTATACCGAAGCGGGATCTGAGGGATTGCTGAAAGGCAAAAAGGTTTATGCTGTCGTTACCAGCGGCGGGTATTATAAGGAAACCGACAAGGATTCTGTGACGCCGTTCCTGAAAACGATTTTTAACTTTTTAGGCCTTGATGATGTTGAGTTTATCCATGCAGAAGGATTAAATATTAGTGACGAAACGCGTGCGAAAACAGCCCAACAGGTTGAAGAAACGCTGCGATTTTTGGCTGCTGCATAA
- a CDS encoding LysR family transcriptional regulator produces MASPKVSLEQWRILHCIIAEGGFNQAAKKLNKSQSAISYAIAKMQEQLGMEILTINGRKAELTEAGELLLRRSKTLLSEAECLEAAAQALHQGWEPVISIAAETLFPIHILMQALEKLGKSAPHTRVEIIESVMSGTIELVEKRAVDMAITANLPKGTSGIPLMDIEFTLVAAPSHPLAQQKDPIIFSQLAQHRQIIVRDSGEHRTGVGGWQKAEQRWTFSNLSTAKTALLNGHGFSWSPTCLMHAELEAGQIVPLQLEHESRRKTTLYLTYPEIDALGPAVKLLETLLLDSIAEYRETLPECLSA; encoded by the coding sequence ATGGCATCTCCGAAAGTCAGTCTGGAACAATGGCGGATACTGCACTGTATTATCGCTGAAGGGGGCTTCAATCAGGCGGCAAAGAAACTCAACAAAAGCCAAAGTGCAATCAGCTATGCAATTGCCAAGATGCAAGAGCAGCTTGGTATGGAAATACTCACGATAAATGGCAGAAAAGCAGAGCTTACAGAAGCTGGAGAGTTACTCCTCAGACGCTCCAAAACTCTCTTAAGCGAAGCTGAATGCCTGGAAGCTGCGGCACAGGCGCTGCATCAAGGATGGGAGCCTGTTATCTCCATTGCAGCTGAAACCCTCTTTCCAATCCACATACTTATGCAAGCCCTTGAGAAGCTCGGTAAAAGCGCGCCGCATACACGCGTTGAAATAATTGAAAGTGTGATGTCTGGCACAATTGAACTGGTAGAAAAGCGTGCTGTTGACATGGCTATCACTGCGAACCTGCCAAAAGGTACATCGGGCATACCATTAATGGATATCGAATTTACATTAGTCGCCGCGCCAAGCCATCCGCTCGCCCAGCAAAAGGATCCTATTATTTTCTCTCAGCTTGCTCAGCATCGACAAATTATTGTCCGCGATAGCGGTGAGCATAGAACGGGAGTTGGAGGCTGGCAGAAAGCGGAACAACGCTGGACTTTCAGCAATCTTAGCACTGCAAAAACGGCTCTACTGAACGGTCACGGCTTTTCTTGGTCGCCAACCTGCCTTATGCATGCCGAACTTGAAGCGGGCCAGATTGTACCACTTCAGCTCGAGCATGAAAGCAGGCGGAAAACGACGTTATACTTAACTTACCCAGAGATAGACGCGCTTGGTCCTGCTGTAAAACTTTTGGAAACACTGCTTCTCGATAGCATAGCTGAGTATCGTGAAACTTTGCCAGAATGTTTATCGGCCTAA
- a CDS encoding fumarylacetoacetate hydrolase family protein, with protein sequence MRFLRFKKDGETVYGLLEGAQVYELTGSIFSDYKKTGEIFELEDVELDIPVVPRTFYAAGLNYQTHLEKMSVAVGLDASAPGAPDIGYRANNALTAHNEPVVIPADATDQVHYEGELVVVIGKQGKYLTPETAMDIVFGYTIGNDISERSWQKSDKTMWRSKNTDTFKPMGPWIETDVDLKTMETIVRLNGKEQICFQTNRMITGIVPYLVHMTNYLTLYPGDVIWMGTEGTSPNLLDGDVVEVELTGIGTLRNPVIRQTP encoded by the coding sequence ATGCGCTTTCTTCGGTTTAAAAAGGACGGTGAAACAGTATATGGATTACTGGAAGGTGCGCAGGTTTATGAACTGACAGGGTCCATTTTTTCGGATTATAAGAAGACCGGCGAGATCTTTGAACTTGAGGATGTTGAACTCGATATTCCTGTCGTTCCCCGCACATTTTACGCGGCGGGTTTGAACTACCAGACTCACTTGGAAAAAATGTCCGTGGCCGTTGGGCTTGATGCCAGCGCACCCGGCGCTCCTGATATTGGATACCGGGCAAATAATGCGCTGACGGCTCACAACGAACCGGTTGTAATTCCTGCAGATGCAACGGACCAGGTTCATTATGAAGGTGAACTTGTGGTGGTCATCGGCAAGCAGGGAAAATACCTGACGCCTGAAACGGCCATGGATATTGTATTTGGCTATACCATCGGAAATGATATCTCTGAGCGAAGCTGGCAAAAGTCGGACAAAACGATGTGGCGCTCCAAAAATACAGATACTTTCAAGCCTATGGGGCCCTGGATAGAAACTGACGTAGATCTGAAAACGATGGAGACCATTGTGCGTCTGAACGGGAAAGAACAGATCTGTTTTCAGACAAACAGGATGATTACCGGAATTGTTCCTTATCTGGTTCATATGACCAACTATCTCACCCTGTATCCCGGTGATGTGATTTGGATGGGAACAGAGGGTACATCTCCCAATCTTCTGGACGGGGATGTCGTGGAAGTGGAACTTACGGGGATTGGAACGCTGCGTAACCCGGTTATTCGGCAAACCCCATAA